One region of Methanofastidiosum sp. genomic DNA includes:
- a CDS encoding MBL fold metallo-hydrolase, giving the protein MTKITFLGSGGGRFMTITQKRGTGGFYIEDRINIHVDPGPGAHLRSIQNGLDPRKTDALLISHCHTDHFNDVPIMVESMTGGMLKKEGHVIGSKSVIEGRDEFASIIFPYYRKNLRGIYSLSPGETIDIKGQRIEALKAKHSDPFGIGFKIHTTSGSISYTSDTEYFDDMLDQYLGSRVMIINVTRPNGDRIPFHLSTEDAIIILKKIKPEVAIVTHIGYKMHLRGAEEERRFIQENTGVKTLIADEGLKIYMNGQLSYQETVK; this is encoded by the coding sequence ATGACAAAGATAACTTTTTTGGGTAGTGGCGGAGGAAGATTCATGACTATTACCCAAAAACGTGGAACGGGCGGATTCTATATCGAGGATAGAATAAATATTCACGTAGACCCAGGACCTGGTGCCCATCTTAGATCAATTCAAAACGGACTTGATCCAAGAAAGACTGATGCCCTTTTAATCTCTCACTGTCACACAGATCATTTTAATGATGTGCCGATAATGGTTGAGAGTATGACCGGGGGAATGTTGAAAAAAGAGGGCCATGTTATCGGTAGCAAAAGTGTCATTGAAGGAAGAGATGAGTTCGCATCAATTATTTTCCCCTATTACCGAAAAAATTTGAGAGGAATATATTCCCTTTCCCCGGGAGAAACTATTGACATCAAAGGGCAGAGAATTGAAGCATTGAAGGCAAAACATTCAGACCCATTTGGAATCGGATTTAAGATACATACTACCTCAGGCTCTATTTCATATACCTCAGATACTGAATATTTTGACGACATGTTGGATCAGTATCTCGGTTCTAGGGTAATGATCATTAACGTTACAAGGCCAAACGGAGACAGAATTCCTTTCCACCTTTCAACTGAGGACGCAATAATCATATTAAAAAAGATAAAGCCCGAAGTTGCAATTGTTACACATATTGGGTACAAGATGCACCTAAGAGGTGCAGAAGAAGAGAGAAGATTTATTCAAGAGAACACCGGAGTCAAAACCTTGATTGCCGATGAAGGATTAAAGATTTATATGAATGGGCAACTTAGCTACCAAGAGACGGTGAAATAA
- a CDS encoding YggU family protein, with product MREALKESRGGTLIDIEVVPNSSEFRIEYNEWSKRIRIKITSPAMKGQANKELQTFFKSIIGEITIVKGEHNKKKSIFVNSTLEEVSIKLSNIIK from the coding sequence ATGAGAGAAGCTCTAAAAGAAAGCAGAGGCGGTACTTTAATCGACATCGAAGTTGTCCCAAATTCAAGTGAATTTCGTATTGAATATAACGAGTGGAGTAAGAGAATAAGGATAAAAATTACATCTCCGGCTATGAAAGGCCAGGCAAACAAAGAGCTTCAGACGTTTTTTAAGAGCATTATAGGAGAGATCACCATAGTAAAAGGCGAACATAATAAAAAGAAATCTATATTTGTTAACTCTACTTTAGAAGAAGTTTCTATTAAATTATCAAATATTATAAAATAA